TTGCAGCACTTCTCTACCAGCTCCCATCCCTACACGATATGGGGGGGTGGGGCCGCCAACTATCCACGAAAAGTGTAGGGCCATAAGCATAATAAtcacaaatttaaaaaaaagaaacgacAAAAAGGTCCTACTGCAACTCACAGTGCCTTGTTGACGACACAAGTTAAAGGCACATACGCGCATCATTTATTATAAAACATTCCAGTGACAACAAAATTTGTTAAATTGAATATTTCAAGTCTCAACCATCACTATACTTTGTATAAGCAACCCTTAAAGAAGAATCTAATTAAAGAACTATAGAGTTACTCACCTGACATCTTATTAGGAGAGAGAATTGCAGCACTGGAAAAGTTATCAGATCCTCCAAAATTATTGGATGAGAATCCATTACCAATTCCAAgcttgtccatatatatatctctGTTTTCCACAAGATCCTGGAAGAAAGACTGGTCCCTTTGATGCCCAAACACACTAAAAGGTGGCTCAACACCAAATGCAGAATGACTAGACTCCTCCTGTCTAGCAAAAGAAAATCGAGACTGCTGATTATTTTGCACTTTCCAGGAACTCGACATTGTATGTGAACCAGGCTGTCTCTCGGATTCACCCAACAATTTTGCTAAATTCTGAGGTGAACGTAATGAatcatccaaagcatcaatatccaGTGACAATATATTGGAAATTATGCTGCTTTCCCCCGTGTCTACAGAACCGCTACTCTCAGCATCACCAAGAAATCTTCCCATACCTTTCCTTCTTGCCTCATCTCCAAGAAACAAGCCACCCTCCACATTTCTTTCTAAACCAACTGAACCGCTGATTATCTTGACTGAGATTCCATTTGATATAGCAGAATCGCTAGGTGGTCGTACAGGTAAACCATCTCTAACTTTACTATCTGCAAATAGAGGATCCACATTTACATTTGCAAAAGCCTCAGTATGTTGCAAAGAATGAGACCTAGAGAGATTTgaaatatggagagagttagctgAATTCGGCAAGAATGTTGAACGACTAACAACCTCCGGATCTTTAAGTCTCTGGTTATCGAAAGATAGTATATCATCTTCTACCTCTGAACTTGCACTTGTTAAGTGTTGGGCATGTAAATCTGTTCTTAGATCAAACCCCTCTCTTGGAATGCACACCCCATTTAATTGTATGGGAGCTTGACCGGCTGCCGGCAAAGCTAAAGGTTCTTTACATTGTTCAACTGGATGCTGCTGGGACCCTTGAATCACAGACGATGACAATCTAACCAAACTTTGATCAGAGTGTAAATTACTAGGTTTCGCTAGATCAGAATGGTCACTCTCAATAGTTCTATCAATGCACATTAACGACATATCCGAAAATAGAGACTGAATATCTCCATTTGCTCCAACACCACCTCCTATTCCATGATCAGGAGTAAAAGACTGTCCAGTTTGGTCAAAAGCATTCGTAACATTTGGTAACTGACTGGCAACCCTCTCATCGTGCATAGATGAAGGTGGACGTGATGGCTCATTAATTTTAACAAGATCTCCATTTTGTAAAGCAAACTTTTCTGATGAGTTGTCTCGACAATCCACACTACCCAGTTGTCTCAAAACTTTAAATGTATCTGGTTTACATTTACCAATCATGGTTTGGTTATCCTCAATCCAAGTTGGCTTCTTTGCTGCTTCACTATGTAGCATAGAACCCTGAGTTGTACTAGCAACTGCTGATGAATATGCCAATGCGCTACTTATTGCGTCTGGTTTTTGCTTAGAAGGGCCATTCACTAAACTCATGACAGGTGGCTGATTTAAAGCACGCATCCCCCTGAAATGTTATTTCACATGTTTAGCAATTAGCACCCACTCATCAAACCAAACTCAATATTTAAATAGATGACGTACCACGAGGCTGCAGCAGGAAGAGCAACAGAACTCCCAGAGCTTACATTTGGAGGACTACCGGCTGTATTCTGTTGAGTGCAAGAAAGAGATCAAAACCAGAGGCAAAAGACAAATAATATACCAAATTATCAGACATTTTTACATAAAGGTATTGTTTAAATCAATTAGGACTAAAAGTTTTCCTGCAATTCGCCATAATCAATTGATGCatagttttatttttaacaaaaaaaaatcaagataacCACAAACTTCCAGTTccatttaaaatttattaaGAAGAGATGCACAACAACACATATATTCAAATTTCATAGTTAAGTGAGAAGGAAATATTTTCTCTGGAACTTCCACAAGAGTAAAAGTCAAAGCATTAATCAATGATGGAATCACAAAATTAAGGCTGTAATAAGATACAGAGACATAATTATGCACACAAAGAGAGAGCGGGGAAGAGGACATAATATACAAGGAAAAAACTTACATTTGAAGCATTTTTTACAATCGGTTTCGCTGTAGACGCAGAGCTATTGGGGAAATAATCATCCACAGGCGGTGGCAAAACATTCCCTAAACGCCGTTGCAGATTGTTTATCGAGCAAGTGATTTGTTGCACCCTACTCCTTTAAAACCACATTGCATGTTGATTAATCATTCAACAGTACACACACATAAACCTGTAACAGGAGCAAAAGTCATAGAAACTTTAACATACCTTGTGTATGCTGATATGATCTCATCCTTTGTAAAACTATCCTCATGTGAACCAACCTCATGTAAATAAAGGCAATCAGGATTACTGCAAGGCTGCACCAAAATGAAAGTTCATCCCAAAGAAATTATACCATAAACCTTGTCATCAAGCCCCTATCAACAAATGATAAAACTAGAAGACGGATAAGAAATCCAATTACAATTCATACCACATTTCTCAGCCAAGCATGACAGTACTTGGTGGTTCCAAAGCATGCCCTGAAATGCATTTCCCACAAtgaaaaaacaataacaaaggTATAATGAGCACAAAAGCTCAATAATGACTGGAAAAGGAAAGACTAGAAGGCACACATACTTTAATGGTTTACCCTCCAAGACAAATCCATGTACAGACTGAATACAACGAACAGCTTCTTCCTCTTTCGAGAAAGTTATATATCTGTGCAGAAGTAAAACAATATAAAAGTACCGTTATCTATATAGTAAATGTAAAATTATATTAACTCTTAAATGCACTAAAAAAAGGGCACGGTGCAAAAAACAAGAATATATTTTAACTGAGAAAGAAATATAAATTATCGCAGATTCCTAATGAAGAAAACACATTAAATCTACAAAGTACAAACCTACACACATCAGATGTAAACAATGAAACAGTCAGAAGGTATTTCAGAAtatttcaacaaaaaattaGACAACAATAACACAGAAATAAACAAACATTAAATTTGCAGCTTGAAACTAATTAGCCAGGACACTGCAAATATGAACTTAGAACTTACACACTACAAGTATTGTTTGGAAATTGTTGAATAACACCAGCTGCTGTACGAGACATGGACACTTTTAGAACCTTCCCATACTGACCAAAATATTCCCTGTGCTGGAGAAGCTGAGAAGATACAAAAGCCTCGTCAGCCACTGGgcaaagaataaaagaaaaagatatgcatatatatgacaGATAGAGAAGGGGGAAGGAAGAGAGTCACTACATCTTCATCTGCCAGATTCAAAGGCAACCCGACTATGTACACAAGGTTCCGTTGTATCACTCGGACACTGCTGAGATGCTTCCTTCCTTCCAATGATTTAGTTTTCATCTTTTGAGACTTTGTTTTCCGCTCCATACTGATTTCAGCCACTAACCTGATTATTGGGATGgggaataaaaattaataagagTGATGATTCAAGTAAACTAGAGATGGGGAGAgttgtcatcaatttcagtcccaCATAATTTAATTGCTGTAGAATAACAAACCTCTCACAGTTAGCAGCCGTCCCAACTATCTTTTCCTTGTCATAAGGTGCCCGACATGCCGGACACCTTCCCTCCGACTCATCTTTCTCAGCCATGTCCATTATGTGATGCCAACACCAAACACATATCTGCAGTGGAGTAGCAAAAAGTCATCATGAGGACATTAAAACAGCTAGTCccaaatgatgataataattaaGCATACGCCTGGAAGCACACATAAATTAAGCATCTTAGCGAAAGAGTTTGATTTTGCCAGATGTAACTGGAGACCTTTATCAAGAATATGATAAAACCAAAAAGAGTAATGACTTAGCTAAGTAGTGTtccaagcaaaaagaaaaagggaaaaaagctCACACTTGAGGATAATGCTAACCCAAAATTTTATGAATACGAGTAAAACATACCACACATAGGTCAATATGACCACATAAAACTCATTTCTACTAATGAAAACAAATATAGGAATCACATCAGTATCCTTGTAAGATACTCAACAACTTCTTCAACTAAAAAAAGGCTGTTCTTTCGGATATATATTTTGCCGAAATGGGGAAGGCATTTCTCTTATTTTGCATTTGTGTAATCCAGATGTACTAAACGTTACATAATAGGTCAACAAATGTACAGCCTGCTTACTGAAACAGTAGTATGAAAGAACATTGAACATCGAAAATAACAAATAGATGCATCTAAATTCTAAGGATGATGAGTTGATTCCCAAACCTCATAACCGCATTTGCAAGGCTTCAGCTGCTGATCAGTCAAATCCATCTCCTCTGCGCAGAGGGGGCAGGTCTTTTCTCCCTCGTCACTCATGGTTGCCCCAGAATCATGCAAGTCGGAATGCATTCTCAGTAAAGTCAAAGGCTCAAACTTGAGGAGATACTCGAGAAACAACTTCTGCCTAGAACCATACACAAatcattaatttttatattgAAAAACACATCACTGTAAATAAACTCGGCATTAGAcatgaaaccaaataactttCATTTCAAGGTTATGGCATTCCATCCGGAAAGCGAGTCAGGAAACAATACGACGccgaaaatgaaagaaaacctAGAAAAACGTGAATCTTCTCAGAAAACATCAACAATCGGAGGCTGTTACCATCCCCGATAAACGGTAAATCAAAACCCTAAAGTCCTCACAGAGTGCATAAAACAATTCTCATTTTTTGCCCCAAAACATCGAGAAAACATCAAAAATTTCCAGAAGGATTGACCAATTAACACCACAAGTAATTGCAGATCAAGATAGGCCATCAATCCAAACAAATCGCCAGAACAACAATCGCGAGtatcacaaaagaaaataaaaaatccacaACTTAATCGGAGTCGAGAACATGCAAAACATAGAAGATAGGCATAATCCATCAACATCCTTGATAATGAGAAATAACAGGTTGTTCCAAATACTAAAAATAAACTAATTGTGAGTCGAACAAATTACGGATCTTAAAGATAAGATGAAGATCGGAGGGATGAGACTGCAAAATTAGGGTTTGAGATTAGAGTCGAAGGGAACTTACAGATCGGGGATCGATAAAGAGAGGACGAATAATCTGAAAGGATGAGATTGAAACAGAACGCACGGCAGAGAGAGAGCAAAGAAGAGGAACACCACAAGAAGGGTTGGGCTTTAAAAGGGTAGGGACAGAGAAGCCCTCTTCGTTGTTTGTGTGGAGGCTTTGGagagactttttttttggctgCTTGCTTTCTGCTTCGTCCCATTAAAATGTTAGGGACGAGGATTACTGCCCttagattttgattttattacGCATCTTTGCCCCTCCCGCTTAGAGTTGTAAAGTGGGCCAGCCCGGCCCTGAACGGCCCACTGGACTGGCAGGCCGGCCAGAACACTAGTTTCGCAGGCCGGGCCGTAAAACTTAAAAACAATGGCCCCGGCCGTTTAGTGTATATGGGCCTAGCGGGGCGGGCAAACCATCTGGAAACGTTTTCATTTTTAGAAGTAAATGTCCAAAATGCCCCTATAGCGATTATAAATTACATCCAATAAAATAGAATGAGACAATAAACAGACCAGCTTACCTTACGTTTACTGAAAAGAGTCATTGGATAGGTGCATTTCCTAGCTTACCTTACCCATATACTATTAGCAATTGGAATCATGTTCCCTGATCATATGTCAGGTTTTCCCAGCCAAGCATGCAATCGTAAATTACTCAAAAATTCAGTAA
This genomic stretch from Tripterygium wilfordii isolate XIE 37 chromosome 22, ASM1340144v1, whole genome shotgun sequence harbors:
- the LOC119991167 gene encoding uncharacterized protein LOC119991167 isoform X2 — its product is MHSDLHDSGATMSDEGEKTCPLCAEEMDLTDQQLKPCKCGYEICVWCWHHIMDMAEKDESEGRCPACRAPYDKEKIVGTAANCERLVAEISMERKTKSQKMKTKSLEGRKHLSSVRVIQRNLVYIVGLPLNLADEDLLQHREYFGQYGKVLKVSMSRTAAGVIQQFPNNTCSVYITFSKEEEAVRCIQSVHGFVLEGKPLKACFGTTKYCHAWLRNVPCSNPDCLYLHEVGSHEDSFTKDEIISAYTRSRVQQITCSINNLQRRLGNVLPPPVDDYFPNSSASTAKPIVKNASNNTAGSPPNVSSGSSVALPAAASWGMRALNQPPVMSLVNGPSKQKPDAISSALAYSSAVASTTQGSMLHSEAAKKPTWIEDNQTMIGKCKPDTFKVLRQLGSVDCRDNSSEKFALQNGDLVKINEPSRPPSSMHDERVASQLPNVTNAFDQTGQSFTPDHGIGGGVGANGDIQSLFSDMSLMCIDRTIESDHSDLAKPSNLHSDQSLVRLSSSVIQGSQQHPVEQCKEPLALPAAGQAPIQLNGVCIPREGFDLRTDLHAQHLTSASSEVEDDILSFDNQRLKDPEVVSRSTFLPNSANSLHISNLSRSHSLQHTEAFANVNVDPLFADSKVRDGLPVRPPSDSAISNGISVKIISGSVGLERNVEGGLFLGDEARRKGMGRFLGDAESSGSVDTGESSIISNILSLDIDALDDSLRSPQNLAKLLGESERQPGSHTMSSSWKVQNNQQSRFSFARQEESSHSAFGVEPPFSVFGHQRDQSFFQDLVENRDIYMDKLGIGNGFSSNNFGGSDNFSSAAILSPNKMSVSRSQNFAPPGFSVPNRAPPPGFSSHERVDQTLDSNSGNHLLDSSSLLRNSYQAPQTGNMGSPVDIEFMDPAILAVGKGRLQGTLSSPSLDMRPNFPTQFSAFENDTRLQLLMQRSLSPHQNMRYTDMGDNFSSISDSYGISPWLVDQSQVSNLSPFAQSSLQQSRNALMSNGRRDGWNEVQGGNALNMAEVLRNERLGFNKFYNSYEDSNFRMPGSGDIYNRTFGM
- the LOC119991167 gene encoding uncharacterized protein LOC119991167 isoform X1; the encoded protein is MHSDLHDSGATMSDEGEKTCPLCAEEMDLTDQQLKPCKCGYEICVWCWHHIMDMAEKDESEGRCPACRAPYDKEKIVGTAANCERLVAEISMERKTKSQKMKTKSLEGRKHLSSVRVIQRNLVYIVGLPLNLADEDLLQHREYFGQYGKVLKVSMSRTAAGVIQQFPNNTCSVYITFSKEEEAVRCIQSVHGFVLEGKPLKACFGTTKYCHAWLRNVPCSNPDCLYLHEVGSHEDSFTKDEIISAYTRSRVQQITCSINNLQRRLGNVLPPPVDDYFPNSSASTAKPIVKNASNNTAGSPPNVSSGSSVALPAAASWGMRALNQPPVMSLVNGPSKQKPDAISSALAYSSAVASTTQGSMLHSEAAKKPTWIEDNQTMIGKCKPDTFKVLRQLGSVDCRDNSSEKFALQNGDLVKINEPSRPPSSMHDERVASQLPNVTNAFDQTGQSFTPDHGIGGGVGANGDIQSLFSDMSLMCIDRTIESDHSDLAKPSNLHSDQSLVRLSSSVIQGSQQHPVEQCKEPLALPAAGQAPIQLNGVCIPREGFDLRTDLHAQHLTSASSEVEDDILSFDNQRLKDPEVVSRSTFLPNSANSLHISNLSRSHSLQHTEAFANVNVDPLFADSKVRDGLPVRPPSDSAISNGISVKIISGSVGLERNVEGGLFLGDEARRKGMGRFLGDAESSGSVDTGESSIISNILSLDIDALDDSLRSPQNLAKLLGESERQPGSHTMSSSWKVQNNQQSRFSFARQEESSHSAFGVEPPFSVFGHQRDQSFFQDLVENRDIYMDKLGIGNGFSSNNFGGSDNFSSAAILSPNKMSAVSRSQNFAPPGFSVPNRAPPPGFSSHERVDQTLDSNSGNHLLDSSSLLRNSYQAPQTGNMGSPVDIEFMDPAILAVGKGRLQGTLSSPSLDMRPNFPTQFSAFENDTRLQLLMQRSLSPHQNMRYTDMGDNFSSISDSYGISPWLVDQSQVSNLSPFAQSSLQQSRNALMSNGRRDGWNEVQGGNALNMAEVLRNERLGFNKFYNSYEDSNFRMPGSGDIYNRTFGM